A genomic window from Desertifilum tharense IPPAS B-1220 includes:
- a CDS encoding isoaspartyl peptidase/L-asparaginase family protein, which yields MTKAIVVHGGAKTISDDKAKANISGCLAAVEAGWSVLTGGGSAKDAVEAAIRVLEDNPTFNASIGATLDSEGEVFLDAAMMEGSALAWGGVAAVQGVRHPISVARKIMEDKPMLLVSKGAERFAAEHGDDMCAPSDLISDEQRREWEEEGAVIDRPATVGCVAIDGDGNLAAGTSTGGLINQPPGRVGDSAIVGSGLYADNHLGACSTTGDGESIIPVVLAKTAVDLLADNQHPEEAAQKVIEILASKVTGEAGCILLDNQGRVGWAYNSQDMAVAYMTETMDRAAVFTHKQA from the coding sequence ATGACAAAAGCGATCGTTGTTCATGGTGGAGCAAAAACCATCTCAGACGACAAAGCCAAAGCCAATATTTCGGGCTGCTTGGCCGCAGTCGAAGCCGGATGGAGCGTACTAACAGGGGGTGGGAGTGCCAAAGACGCTGTTGAAGCCGCTATTCGCGTTCTTGAAGATAACCCCACCTTCAACGCCAGTATTGGGGCAACCCTAGACAGCGAGGGAGAAGTCTTCTTAGATGCTGCCATGATGGAAGGGAGCGCTTTAGCCTGGGGAGGAGTCGCCGCCGTTCAGGGCGTTCGCCATCCCATCTCAGTTGCGCGAAAGATAATGGAAGATAAACCCATGTTACTCGTCAGCAAGGGCGCAGAACGCTTTGCCGCCGAACATGGGGACGATATGTGCGCCCCAAGCGATCTGATTAGCGACGAACAACGCCGAGAATGGGAAGAAGAAGGGGCCGTTATCGATCGACCGGCTACAGTGGGTTGTGTTGCGATAGATGGGGACGGTAACTTAGCGGCGGGAACCTCAACCGGAGGATTGATTAACCAACCACCGGGCCGCGTGGGTGATTCTGCGATCGTAGGTAGCGGCTTATATGCAGACAATCATCTAGGGGCTTGTTCGACAACCGGGGATGGAGAATCAATTATCCCTGTGGTTCTGGCAAAGACGGCGGTAGATTTACTCGCAGACAATCAGCACCCAGAGGAAGCAGCCCAAAAAGTGATTGAAATATTAGCCTCCAAAGTCACAGGAGAGGCGGGTTGTATTCTTTTAGATAACCAGGGGCGCGTGGGATGGGCTTACAACTCCCAGGATATGGCCGTTGCTTATATGACAGAAACAATGGACAGAGCGGCAGTGTTTACCCATAAGCAAGCCTAA
- a CDS encoding heavy metal translocating P-type ATPase, whose translation MYNRDSLNEGGYRYSYQIVHRTIGRVRFRIPGLGSSPRRAEKLQWYLEQTPDIVYVRINQAACSLLIQYQPGSAIEQQLPDLLLDYLDRLSGELPEPEVETEVQASPTEASLEPSDEGEWSSLRLPLTASLLALVCRFPRWAFLRPVAAIALLAAAFPVAKRAWKSAIEQHRLNIDCLDLLALSLSGAQGKLLTPALTITLHEFGDIIREQTARSTEIQTTNLMDAIGHFAWVKSGDSPPQQVRSDRVQVGDTVVVYPGEQIPVDGTVIQGAAIVDQQSLTGEAMPVARQVGERVFASTLVRSGQLYLRAERVGNQTRAAASIELLQKAPVHDTRMANYAEKLADRLILPSLLLASIVLMASRDPARAAAILTLDFVTGIRVSIPTAFLGALSHTTRHGVLVRSGRTLEQLAEVDTIVFDKTGTLTQGTIAIAGVQTVEAGLSAQRILQLAAAAEQRLNHPVAEAIVEHVKAQNLEIPVRGEWTYEVGLGVRAQVEGIEVLVGSERFLQQAGVEWGDGRATEADCWQSLIYVACDRHFQGAIQYRDPLRPESRNLIGALQRDYGIELHLLTGDRAQRAAQVAQELGIPPHHVYAEAFPEQKAKVVRDLHRAGRTVAFVGDGLNDSVALAYADVSVSFEKGSEIARETADVVLMNNNLLDLLEAIAISRQTRALIDQNTMLVVIPNLVALGLASSMGLNPLVATAIHNGSAIASGMNSLRPLVQHQLDSR comes from the coding sequence CAAACTCCTGATATTGTTTACGTCCGCATCAATCAAGCGGCTTGTTCGCTCTTGATTCAGTATCAGCCCGGATCGGCAATTGAGCAACAACTTCCCGATCTTCTCTTAGATTACCTAGACCGCCTGAGTGGAGAACTGCCTGAGCCAGAGGTAGAAACCGAGGTGCAAGCGTCGCCGACTGAGGCAAGTTTAGAACCCTCCGATGAGGGGGAATGGTCGAGCCTGCGCTTACCGCTGACAGCGTCATTACTGGCGTTAGTTTGTCGGTTCCCCCGGTGGGCGTTTCTGCGCCCGGTGGCTGCGATCGCGCTATTGGCGGCCGCCTTTCCGGTTGCGAAACGGGCTTGGAAAAGCGCCATCGAACAGCATCGCTTAAATATTGACTGTTTGGATTTGTTGGCGTTGAGTTTGAGCGGCGCTCAGGGTAAATTGTTAACACCAGCCCTGACGATTACCCTGCATGAGTTTGGGGATATTATCCGAGAACAAACCGCCCGTTCTACCGAAATTCAAACGACGAATTTAATGGACGCCATCGGGCATTTTGCCTGGGTGAAGTCGGGCGACAGTCCCCCGCAGCAAGTTAGGAGCGATCGCGTCCAGGTTGGCGATACGGTTGTGGTCTATCCCGGCGAACAAATTCCGGTAGATGGCACGGTGATTCAAGGGGCGGCTATTGTCGATCAACAAAGCCTCACCGGGGAAGCTATGCCTGTTGCCCGCCAGGTGGGAGAGCGCGTCTTTGCCTCAACTTTGGTGCGTTCTGGACAACTTTACCTCCGCGCCGAGCGCGTGGGCAACCAAACCCGCGCCGCCGCCAGCATTGAGCTATTACAAAAAGCACCCGTCCATGATACGCGCATGGCGAACTATGCCGAGAAACTCGCCGATCGCTTGATTCTACCGTCCCTGTTGCTGGCGTCGATCGTACTGATGGCCAGTCGCGATCCGGCGCGGGCGGCGGCGATTTTGACGTTAGATTTTGTGACGGGCATTCGCGTTTCCATCCCGACGGCTTTCTTGGGCGCATTGAGCCACACCACGCGGCATGGGGTGTTAGTCCGCAGCGGCCGCACCTTAGAACAGTTGGCGGAGGTGGATACGATTGTTTTTGACAAAACCGGAACGCTGACGCAAGGCACGATCGCGATCGCGGGGGTGCAAACGGTTGAGGCGGGTTTATCGGCTCAGAGGATACTGCAACTGGCGGCGGCGGCGGAACAGCGTCTCAACCATCCAGTGGCGGAGGCGATCGTTGAGCATGTCAAAGCGCAAAATTTGGAAATTCCCGTGCGGGGAGAATGGACGTATGAGGTGGGTTTGGGCGTGCGGGCGCAAGTGGAAGGCATAGAGGTGCTGGTTGGCAGCGAGCGCTTTTTGCAGCAAGCCGGGGTGGAGTGGGGAGACGGTCGGGCAACGGAAGCAGACTGCTGGCAATCCTTGATTTATGTTGCCTGCGATCGCCATTTTCAAGGGGCGATTCAATACCGCGATCCGCTCCGCCCTGAAAGCCGCAACCTGATCGGAGCGCTGCAACGCGATTATGGGATTGAGTTACATTTACTGACAGGCGATCGCGCCCAACGAGCGGCTCAGGTGGCCCAAGAACTCGGAATTCCCCCCCATCACGTCTATGCAGAGGCGTTCCCGGAGCAAAAGGCGAAGGTGGTACGGGATTTGCATCGCGCCGGACGCACGGTGGCGTTTGTGGGGGATGGCTTGAATGATTCGGTGGCGCTTGCCTATGCAGATGTGTCGGTATCGTTTGAGAAGGGATCGGAGATTGCACGGGAAACGGCGGATGTGGTGTTGATGAATAATAACTTGCTGGATCTGTTGGAGGCGATCGCCATCTCTCGCCAAACCCGCGCCCTAATTGACCAAAATACCATGCTCGTCGTTATTCCCAACTTAGTCGCCCTCGGTCTAGCCTCAAGTATGGGACTCAATCCGCTGGTTGCCACCGCGATCCATAATGGATCGGCGATCGCATCGGGAATGAACAGCTTGCGCCCCCTCGTCCAACATCAACTCGACTCGCGCTAG
- a CDS encoding MBL fold metallo-hydrolase — MASVKELILPGSKSSDFDRGSLFFVGNATVILRYAGLTILTDPNFLHQGQHVHLGYGIRSARRTNPAIELEDLPPLDLIILSHMHEDHFDRVVEEKLDRDLPIVTTPHATEKLQKKGFRAVHAIATWETQSVVKGDTRLNITAMPGIHGPGILQALLPPVMGSLLEFQDATGQQRFRIYISGDTLIHAEFKQIPQRYPEIDLALIHLGGTKVFGVLLTMDAKQGVEAIQIISPETAIPIHYNDYTVMKSPLEDFIKAVEAAGLQNRVKYLQHGDTYNFEVSPR, encoded by the coding sequence ATGGCTTCGGTGAAGGAACTCATTCTACCAGGCAGCAAAAGCTCAGACTTCGATCGCGGTTCGCTCTTTTTTGTGGGGAATGCAACCGTTATTCTGCGTTACGCTGGATTGACGATTCTCACTGACCCCAATTTTCTGCACCAAGGTCAGCACGTTCATCTAGGTTATGGTATCCGTTCGGCGCGTCGAACCAACCCGGCGATTGAACTCGAAGACTTACCGCCGCTTGATTTAATTATTCTCTCGCATATGCACGAAGATCATTTCGATCGTGTTGTTGAGGAGAAACTAGATCGAGATTTACCGATTGTCACTACTCCCCACGCTACCGAAAAGTTACAAAAGAAGGGGTTTAGGGCAGTTCATGCGATCGCAACTTGGGAAACCCAGTCTGTTGTTAAGGGAGACACTCGCCTCAATATTACAGCCATGCCGGGAATTCATGGCCCCGGTATTCTCCAAGCCTTACTCCCACCTGTGATGGGTAGCTTGCTAGAGTTTCAAGACGCTACCGGACAGCAACGCTTCCGCATCTACATTAGCGGCGATACCTTAATTCACGCAGAATTTAAACAAATCCCCCAACGCTATCCTGAAATTGACTTAGCGCTGATTCATCTGGGGGGAACCAAGGTTTTCGGGGTCTTGCTAACGATGGATGCCAAACAAGGGGTAGAAGCAATCCAAATTATTTCTCCTGAAACGGCTATCCCCATTCACTACAACGATTACACGGTCATGAAGTCGCCCCTAGAAGACTTCATTAAAGCGGTAGAGGCTGCCGGCCTGCAAAATCGGGTGAAATACCTTCAACATGGGGATACTTATAACTTTGAGGTATCCCCCCGCTAA